The sequence below is a genomic window from Blastopirellula marina.
TTCTGCCCTGCCCCTGATTTTTACAGGACTACGCATTTCGCTGGGGGTGGGCTGGATGGTGTTGATCGCCGCTGAACTTCTTTCCAGCAGCCCAGGACTTGGGAAGTTCGTGTGGGACATGTTCAATAACGGCTCGTCCGCTACGTTTGCCCAAATGTTTGTTGCCTGCGGTTTTGTGGGCGTCATTGGGCTATTGCTAGATCGAATCATGATCGTGTTCCAACGCATGGTCAGCTTCGACGGTGCTCCTACGGCTCTGTAATCCATGATTGCCAACGTCATACCTAAAGGAAAACGCCACATGGCAATCCTCGAACTAGACAATGCCACCATCGGATTTGGCGAGTCCCACCGCCGATATACGGTGCTCGAAGGAGCCAATCTGAAGGTTCACGAGAATGAATTTGTCGCGATTATCGGATTCTCTGGCAGCGGGAAATCGACTTTGATTTCCCTGCTGGCAGGGCTCCTTCTGCCTGATGAAGGGGCAGCCCGCTTCAAAGGTAAGCAGATGAAGGGGCCTGGTCCCGATCGCGGAATCGTTTTTCAGAATTATTCTCTGCTTCCCTGGCTGACCGTTTACGGAAACATCGAACTGGCGGTGAAGCAGGTCTTCCCTAAGTTCACCCGTAGTAAGCGGCGTGATTACGTCCAGCACTACATCGACATGGTCAGCCTGACCGGCAGCGAAGCCAAACGTCCTTCCGAACTATCCGGCGGGATGCGGCAACGACTGTCGCTGGCCCGAACGTTGTCGATGCAGCCAGAAGTGCTGCTGCTAGACGAACCGCTAAGTGCCCTGGATGCCCTCACGCGGAGCGTTCTGCAAGACGAAATTATTCGATTGTGGGAAGAAGATCGCCGCACCGTGGTCATGGTCACCAACGACGTGGACGAAGCCGTGCTAATGGCTGACCGCATCGTTCCTCTTACGCCTGGCCCGTCGGCCAAGCTCGGCCGTGAGTTCCCCGTGACACTCGATCGTCCGCGCGATCGAGCCACGCTGAACTTCAACCCCGAGTTTAAGAAGCTCCGCAACGAGATCACACGCTACATGATGGGCATCAACGAAGAAGCGAAACAACTGCGAATCGCTTCGGATGTGATCCTTCCCGATGTCGAACCGATTCGTTTCGGCGTCGCTTAACGTTCAACCAAGGAAACGTCATGTCACAAGAGAACCGCTTCGTCGAAATGTACCGCCTCGTCAAGGCGTACCCCAATCCTTTCGGCGACGACGTAAAAGTGGTCGATGGCTTCAACCTGATTTTGAAGAAGGGAGAAGTCGTCAGCCTGATCGGTCACTCCGGTTGCGGCAAATCGACCGTGCTGACCATGGTCTCCGGGCTCAATCCGATCTCCTCTGGCAGCGTGGTTGTTGCCGGCAAGGAAATTTCAGGGCCAGGTCCCGATCGTAGCGTGGTGTTTCAAGCACCGTGCCTGCTGCCGTGGATGACGGCCATGCAGAACGTACGAATGGGGGTCGATCGCGTTTACCCTCATGCGACCCGTACCGAACGCCGCCAGATCTGCGAGTACTACCTGAGCGTCGTCGGTCTGGCCGACTCGATGGACAAGTACCCCCGAGAAATGTCAGGCGGCATGCAGCAGCGTGTCGGGATCGCTCGAGCCATCGCCCTGAAGCCCAACATGCTGCTCTTGGACGAACCGTTTGGCCGCCTCGATTCGCTCACGCGAATGGAACTGCAGGACGTCATTCTGGGCATCCTCGACAAAGAAAAAATCACCACCATGCTCGTCACGCACGATGTCGACGAAGCGATCTACATGGCCGACCGTATTTGCATGATGACCAACGGCCCCAATGCCAAGGTCGGACAGGTACTGGAGCTTCCCCTGCCCCGTCCGCGAAACCGAGCCGAGACGCTCGAGCACCCGTTGTACTACGAACTCCGCGGTTCTCTGGTCTCCTTCCTGGAAGAACAGGAACGCCACAAGCATCACAAGCCGAAGTCCGCCGAACCGGAAGAAGCGACTCCGCAGCCAACCGTCACGCTGTCGGAAGAAGAAGACTCGCCAGCATCCGAAAACGTTACCGCCAACGCTTAACACTTGATCAAGGTACGAAATGGACATGACCACAACGATCGCACCTTCGGTGTTATCCAGCGTCCACGTCTGGATCTACAACGAGAACGCGGGCCAGCTAGTCGGTGCTTGCGGCTACCCGGAATCCCCCGCTGGCCCACCAAACCACGAATTGATTCACGTGTCGGTCAGCGAGCGACGCTCGGCTATTCGCTGCCCCGACCAGAACACGATCGAAATCGCTTTGCCGATATTGATCACCAACGAGGTCGTCGCTGCAGTTCTATTCACAGTGCATACACCGGAAGACTGCAAGATCGCGCTCGAACGTTGGTCGCGAACCGATCGCGACGAACTCGGCCTGGCCGAATCGGCTTACCGCGGCCTGGCGCACTTCGAGACGATCAGCCCCTATGTCAAGTTTCCCCGCGGTTCGGGGCTGCCTGGCGAGACGTGGGACGATCGCAAATCGCGTATCATTGCCCGCATCGATCAAGCCAAAGCGTTCATGCGTGCCGCCGGTGCTCGCAAGGAAGGCTTACGCTACGGCCTGGGCGTTCCGATCATGGCCACCGAGCACGAACTCGAATGCGTGCTGGTCTTCCTCAGCACGGTCGACTTCCCCTTCCAGCAGGCCATGGAAACGTGGGCTCCCAGCCAAGACCAAACCGAGCTCAGGCTGGTGCAATCCAGTTACGCCGTCGGTATTTCTCCACCGCAGCGATCGATCGTTAACTATGGCGAAGGAATCGTCGGTCAGTGCTATGCCTCGCGAATTCCCGTCATGATGCATAACGCCGACGACGACCACTCGCTCGTTCCGCTGTTCGATCAAGGGGCCCGCTTTGCGTTGGCAATGCCGATCTTCAACGGCGACCGTTTGGTCCAGGTTCTTACTCTCTTTGGCTAAGTCAACGGAATTCGCATGGCCATTGGCGAACAAAACGCGGAATTACAAATCGCTCCAGAATTCAACCTGGTCGACATGCTGTTGTCGGAACAACGCGACCTGTCGGCGGTCGAGCGATTCTCGCAGCGGCACGATCAACATGCCGATCCCCTGCTGGCCCCGACCTATCGCGAGTTGATTCCCCTCTCCGAGCCTGGTCCCGGCGAACAGTACGCATTCGAGGTAGACCTCGATGCTTGCTCCGGCTGTAAAGCGTGCGTGGTGGCCTGTCATAACATGAACGGCCTCGAAGAGTCCGAGACCTGGCGTCGCGTCGGCACACTGCAAAGCTCGGTTCCCTCGAAGCCGGTCGTTCAGCACGTGACGACGGCCTGTCATCACTGCGTTGACCCCGGCTGCCTGTCCGGCTGTCCTGTGC
It includes:
- a CDS encoding ABC transporter ATP-binding protein, whose amino-acid sequence is MAILELDNATIGFGESHRRYTVLEGANLKVHENEFVAIIGFSGSGKSTLISLLAGLLLPDEGAARFKGKQMKGPGPDRGIVFQNYSLLPWLTVYGNIELAVKQVFPKFTRSKRRDYVQHYIDMVSLTGSEAKRPSELSGGMRQRLSLARTLSMQPEVLLLDEPLSALDALTRSVLQDEIIRLWEEDRRTVVMVTNDVDEAVLMADRIVPLTPGPSAKLGREFPVTLDRPRDRATLNFNPEFKKLRNEITRYMMGINEEAKQLRIASDVILPDVEPIRFGVA
- a CDS encoding ABC transporter ATP-binding protein encodes the protein MSQENRFVEMYRLVKAYPNPFGDDVKVVDGFNLILKKGEVVSLIGHSGCGKSTVLTMVSGLNPISSGSVVVAGKEISGPGPDRSVVFQAPCLLPWMTAMQNVRMGVDRVYPHATRTERRQICEYYLSVVGLADSMDKYPREMSGGMQQRVGIARAIALKPNMLLLDEPFGRLDSLTRMELQDVILGILDKEKITTMLVTHDVDEAIYMADRICMMTNGPNAKVGQVLELPLPRPRNRAETLEHPLYYELRGSLVSFLEEQERHKHHKPKSAEPEEATPQPTVTLSEEEDSPASENVTANA
- a CDS encoding GAF domain-containing protein, which gives rise to MTTTIAPSVLSSVHVWIYNENAGQLVGACGYPESPAGPPNHELIHVSVSERRSAIRCPDQNTIEIALPILITNEVVAAVLFTVHTPEDCKIALERWSRTDRDELGLAESAYRGLAHFETISPYVKFPRGSGLPGETWDDRKSRIIARIDQAKAFMRAAGARKEGLRYGLGVPIMATEHELECVLVFLSTVDFPFQQAMETWAPSQDQTELRLVQSSYAVGISPPQRSIVNYGEGIVGQCYASRIPVMMHNADDDHSLVPLFDQGARFALAMPIFNGDRLVQVLTLFG